The sequence below is a genomic window from Brettanomyces bruxellensis chromosome 9, complete sequence.
ttctccttctcctgGCCTGTGTTGTCTGGTCTAAGCACATATTTAGTTCCTGCCGCAAAGATGAACATCGTCCAAGTGCTTTGTTTATAAATCCCTTCTTCTGGCATTCGTCTAATGCTCTCATTAAAGAACTACATGCTAAATGAAGGGAAAAATTAATGTCATATGTTAGTATCAACTTTATGATAATGGGTGGGAAAAATCAATGCCAAATTAAATTGCTACCTAAAATCATCGTCTATTATGGCTTTCGTATTACTTACCCATAAAgttattttcatccactTCAGGGAATAATTGTGAATCATCTTGTTTAGGCACCTTCTTTTCGCTTGATGGCATTATTATCCTTTCTACACTGACTGTTGATTAATTAGATTGGTATGAGTATTGGGCTTTCAACGGATACAAATATAGTCAGGAATTCCCTTTGATATTCGTATGATAACTATTACTCTGATAAAATAGTTATATTTCCTTAATTTATATTAGGGGTTTAAGCAGGAAGAAATAATGACGTTGACgttcacaaaaaaaatagggcCCACACATTTTTGCTCTTGCGAGGAACGTATAGATTTACGAATGCCATCTTTCTACTACGATATGTTAACGTTTAATTGTTGTTTAAAATTTTACACGATTTCATGCAAATTAGGGATCATAGTAGTTTTTCAATTTACAATTGTGATATTGAACACGTAACAACAAGGATGTCGGacaaaaaacaaacaaatgaagatgaggtGTTCGAATTCCTCAATTCGCTTCCAGATCAAAAAGAGGGGGAAGGTGCGCCAGTTAAGCAAAACTCAGAGGATTCTAAGgcaaagaaaggaaattcaGGAAAGACGGATCAGGATATTCTAGATTTTTTGGATGAACTAGAGGCAACAAATAAAGATAAGAAAGTTGATACAAAAGTTGAAAGTACGACGGTGGAGGTGACTAAAAAGCCAATAGAAGAAACCAATAAAGACCCAAAGGAAACCAAGGAGCAGGAAAAGGCAAATGATACGGAGGAAGTGAATGATCCAATaacatcattttcaaaatggtGGAGTGGAAATGGATCTAAAAAGGTTAGCTCTGGTATTACATCATTATGGGGCACAGCTCAGTCATTAACACAGCAAGCACAAGTGAAGGCGGAAAGTGCAATTAAACAGGCTAAAGAGCAGGGTGTCGAGGACAAGCTCAGGACGGCATTCAAGGATTTTGGAATTACTGGTGTTTTGGAGGGAGATAGAGATTTGACAGATAAAGAGAGGGAAGAATTACTCAAGCTTCCAGACACCAAAAAGGCGGTGGAGTCAATTAATAAGGGAATTAATCTATTTTCAACTAGACTAACAGATGTTCTTGAGACGTTGAATAGCAAAGATGAAGTGATTAACATTAAATTAGTTCATGATTTGAAGAACTATCCGAATTTGTCCAAGTACGTGAAGCACAACTTTGAGGACGTGATGAGTGAGCAGGTTGACGGAAATATCGATGTTCACGTTGCCCAGTCGGGGACAGTGTCGGAACATCAAACGAATGCATATGGAAAGAGAGATATAAATCTTTTCCAGGGAAAATTGTCTGATGCAGACCGTTTGGTTGAAGCCAACATCGAAAGTATAATGTCACCGGCCACAGAAAAAGCGGATGGATCATCAAAAGTATTTGATAAGACGGGGGCTACAGCAAGAAATACCAATATTTATATTGGCCTTTTAGCAGTTTCGACAAACAGAAACACTGTTAGTAATGGAAAAGACAATTcgaaggaagaaaaagggaGTACAGACTCAGCAGAAGACAACTCAGCGATCACAATCGATGAACTTTCAGGGTCATCCTTTTGTTTTACGGCGACACTGGTCGACAAAACACATGACATTAAAATTACAAACAGATCTCAACCATTTCCTTTGAAGTGGTGTCAATGGATCGACGGAAATTTTAATAAGATagataaagaagaggaTGTTGATCCAAGTGAGTGGGTTATCGATTGGATTGATCAAGGACTAGACAAAACATTTGGTGTCATGGCCCAAACATATGTGATTATGAGAATGGGCTACTAATTGCTAGTGATTTTACTATCAGTGTGATACTTTTGTAGCAACCGTTTCAAATCTTCAGAGTCTGAAACTAGATAGCGATGCTCCCAATCAACTGCCAAAGGAGGAACAAAGAAATCATGCTTGATCATGTATTCTTGAGATTTTGGAGTCTGATCTTGATGCAAAGCTTCAGGTGGGAATGCTTTTGCGTATGAATAATTATCGAGCGAGGTAACTGTTACCTTGGGGAAAGCGGAAAAAAGTGCCTTTTTCACTGCGGGTGAAGTTGCTGCATAAGTGAGCATAAGATCGAACTGCTTCTTTGTAGGAATGGAATTTGACACGTCAATCTTATATCTATATATCCCTGAGGAGAGCTTTTTTCGATCTCCGAAGAATTGTGATAAAAAGCCATGCTTTatattcttctcttttaCGTCCTTGCAGAccctttcctttttcaatatatcGAGCATTTTCACAGAAAGTGGATTTCCAGCGTAATGACTGTTTATATCTATTAGTAAAGCAGATcgattaaaaaaaaaaaatagaaagaataaagaagTGAAGTAAAGGAAATACTTACTATAGAGTGATCACACTGGGTGACTCTGCCAACGTCCTAAACATAGACATGATAGTATATTCCACTATTGAAAAATTAGACTATCAATCAGAAATGTTGAACAAATAAAGTGTTCATGTAAGAGACAATTAAAATAGAATGAATACTGGATGCTGCATCTATTTATACTAACATACCTACGCACTGGAAAATAATGTAACTTGTTTAAATTGCGTTAACGccttttaaaaaaaaaaaaaaaaatagaaatcCTGGGGTACTACCATTCGTGGGGTGAGGGGAAATAAGAAGGGCAGGGTGAACTAACTCTATATTACCCTGAAATACTAATTGCGGCTATTAGCATTATTTGACTCGAACCTTTTCTAGTTGATGCACAGTACAATACATCTTATTACACTTTGTAGCCAAACACATCAGGCCTTCTTTGGTTCCATAAAGGCATATTTTCCCTGACGACATTCAAATATTCGAGGTTAATATCAGCCACGCATATCTGCTCTTTTTCCACGATATCGCTGCATTGAGCCACAATGGTTCCATTCGGATCAATTATGCAAGTGTGACCGAAGGATTctctcttcaacttcaaccCGTCCTTCGtaatctcttcttttgtttgAGTAACATGCTTTCCCTTCTGACTTGGAAGAACAACATAAGATTGAGTCATAACAGCAGTTGATCTACCGAGTAATTCAAAGTGTGGACCAGTTTTCAGAGTCCAAGCAGCGGGAAAAGTTAAGATTTCAGCACCAAGAGACCTTTGTCTTAATGCAAGCTCAGGAA
It includes:
- a CDS encoding uncharacterized protein (BUSCO:EOG09264NDD) codes for the protein MSDKKQTNEDEVFEFLNSLPDQKEGEGAPVKQNSEDSKAKKGNSGKTDQDILDFLDELEATNKDKKVDTKVESTTVEVTKKPIEETNKDPKETKEQEKANDTEEVNDPITSFSKWWSGNGSKKVSSGITSLWGTAQSLTQQAQVKAESAIKQAKEQGVEDKLRTAFKDFGITGVLEGDRDLTDKEREELLKLPDTKKAVESINKGINLFSTRLTDVLETLNSKDEVINIKLVHDLKNYPNLSKYVKHNFEDVMSEQVDGNIDVHVAQSGTVSEHQTNAYGKRDINLFQGKLSDADRLVEANIESIMSPATEKADGSSKVFDKTGATARNTNIYIGLLAVSTNRNTVSNGKDNSKEEKGSTDSAEDNSAITIDELSGSSFCFTATLVDKTHDIKITNRSQPFPLKWCQWIDGNFNKIDKEEDVDPSEWVIDWIDQGLDKTFGVMAQTYVIMRMGY